The following coding sequences lie in one Myxococcus xanthus genomic window:
- a CDS encoding ArnT family glycosyltransferase — protein sequence MRRRFTAVSELCRRHPVALGAAVTFSLSLLLRWLYLQASPDRTWPFSIFFYGDARFFHAYAADLARGHTGPATLPYHPPLFPWLLGLLYRVLGPPQGSAYPYKLALALLNAGTVAFTGWWWRKVLGTGWSLLGAALFACSFGWLVLSTTYSNEVLYVFFLSATCALMLQHRAGPTWTGAVLLGAVMGLGSLTRAEHLYLWPFLLAWAWLYRGAMPARTLALRWGAALLVTAVVLAPWAIHNARVLRELNARTPHLEPLPVLAPVTVYGPINFAMANHAAATGGFTPDSVNQMGQEGFLDVANSAQRHLLLHGYAEGLAWMRDYPADAARLWLAKLDRWLDGFRLGLGASNLPAGLNGARAPVDVFVPESAWLKWPLTLLLLAGAALSLRPAWRGFALFTAVLLHRALITVAFFGYTRGLLAVFPALIPLLLLPLVVLATRASAQRWATRLPAVAAAALLFFWVEASVLALTAPRRFMASGSTDRSSGKLIQDDWVRIWPD from the coding sequence ATGCGCAGGCGCTTCACCGCTGTGAGCGAGCTGTGTCGGCGGCACCCGGTGGCCCTGGGCGCCGCCGTGACTTTCAGCCTCAGCCTGCTGCTGCGCTGGCTCTACCTGCAGGCGTCGCCCGACCGGACCTGGCCCTTCTCCATCTTCTTCTACGGCGACGCGCGCTTCTTCCATGCCTACGCCGCCGACCTCGCGCGGGGGCACACCGGGCCCGCCACCCTGCCCTACCACCCGCCCCTGTTCCCCTGGCTCCTGGGGCTGCTCTACCGCGTGCTGGGCCCGCCGCAGGGCAGCGCCTACCCGTACAAGCTCGCGCTGGCGCTGCTGAACGCGGGCACGGTCGCCTTCACGGGGTGGTGGTGGCGCAAGGTGCTGGGCACCGGCTGGAGCCTGCTGGGCGCCGCCCTCTTCGCGTGCAGCTTCGGCTGGCTGGTGCTGTCCACCACGTACAGCAACGAAGTGCTCTACGTCTTCTTCCTCTCGGCCACCTGCGCGCTGATGCTCCAGCACCGCGCGGGCCCCACGTGGACGGGCGCCGTGCTGCTGGGCGCCGTCATGGGCCTGGGCTCGCTCACCCGCGCCGAGCACCTGTACCTCTGGCCCTTCCTCCTCGCCTGGGCCTGGCTCTACCGAGGCGCCATGCCCGCGCGGACACTGGCGCTGCGCTGGGGCGCGGCCCTGCTCGTCACCGCCGTCGTGCTGGCCCCCTGGGCAATCCACAACGCGCGCGTGCTGCGCGAGCTCAACGCCCGGACGCCGCACCTGGAGCCGCTGCCCGTGCTGGCCCCCGTCACCGTGTACGGCCCCATCAACTTCGCCATGGCGAACCACGCCGCGGCCACCGGGGGCTTCACGCCCGACAGCGTCAACCAGATGGGCCAGGAGGGCTTTCTGGACGTGGCCAACTCCGCCCAGCGACACCTGCTGCTGCACGGGTACGCGGAGGGGCTCGCGTGGATGCGGGATTACCCGGCGGACGCGGCGCGTCTGTGGTTGGCCAAGCTGGACCGCTGGCTGGACGGCTTCCGGCTGGGTCTGGGGGCCTCCAACCTGCCCGCGGGACTGAACGGCGCCCGGGCCCCCGTGGACGTCTTCGTGCCGGAGAGCGCGTGGCTGAAGTGGCCGCTCACCCTGCTGCTGCTCGCGGGCGCCGCGCTGTCCTTGCGGCCCGCGTGGCGCGGCTTCGCGCTGTTCACCGCGGTGCTGCTGCATCGGGCCCTCATCACCGTCGCCTTCTTCGGCTACACGCGCGGCCTGCTCGCCGTCTTTCCCGCGCTCATCCCGTTGCTGTTGCTTCCGCTCGTGGTGCTCGCCACACGCGCCTCCGCTCAGCGGTGGGCCACGCGGCTGCCCGCCGTCGCCGCCGCCGCGTTGCTCTTCTTCTGGGTGGAGGCCAGCGTGCTCGCGCTGACCGCGCCCCGGCGCTTCATGGCCAGCGGGAGCACCGACCGCTCCAGCGGCAAGCTCATCCAGGATGACTGGGTGCGCATCTGGCCAGACTGA
- a CDS encoding xylulokinase, with protein sequence MEGSVSHAGEQSILAIDLGTSAVKVAAVTLRGRILGGDVEPLELSLLPDGGAEQQPEAWWRAIVLATRRLLASGAVRAEDVIGVNCSSQWSGTVAVDESGTPVCPALIWMDSRGAPDVKRAVGGFLSVEGYDVRRLMTWIRLSGGVPSLSGKDPVGHILYLRRARPDVYRRTYKFLEPKDWLNLKLSGRCAASYDSITLHWVTDNRALGRIAYDDRLLKLAGLERETLPDLVPASSVLGPLQAQAASELGLREDVQVVTGAPDILAAAVGSGAVGDFEPHLCVGTSSWLCCHVPYKKTDLFHQMASLPSALPGRYLLANEQESAGICLTFLKDNILYGRDAEAGTSGDAPDLYRVMEAQAGNVPAGSDQLIFLPWLNGERSPVDDKSLRGGFFNQSLKTTRAHMVRAVMEGVAYNSRWLFTYVEQFVGRRLDSLRIIGGGARSALWCQIHADVLGRVVQQVDEPVLANARGAAFQAAVALGRLTVEEIPSLVPVARTFHPDSKNAALYDELFREFVNIYKHNKAIFARLNRARSA encoded by the coding sequence ATGGAGGGAAGTGTGTCCCACGCAGGTGAACAGTCCATCCTGGCCATCGACCTCGGGACGTCCGCCGTCAAGGTGGCGGCCGTCACGCTGAGGGGACGGATTCTGGGCGGTGACGTGGAGCCGCTGGAGTTGTCCCTGCTCCCGGATGGGGGCGCCGAGCAGCAGCCGGAGGCGTGGTGGCGCGCCATCGTCCTGGCGACGCGGCGCCTGCTGGCCTCCGGGGCCGTGCGCGCGGAGGACGTCATCGGCGTCAACTGCAGCTCGCAGTGGTCCGGCACCGTCGCGGTGGACGAGTCCGGCACGCCCGTGTGCCCCGCGCTCATCTGGATGGACTCGCGCGGAGCGCCGGACGTGAAGCGCGCGGTGGGCGGCTTCCTCTCCGTAGAGGGTTACGACGTCCGCCGCCTGATGACGTGGATTCGCCTGTCGGGCGGAGTGCCCAGCCTGTCGGGCAAGGACCCGGTGGGCCACATCCTCTACCTGCGGCGCGCGCGCCCGGACGTGTACCGCCGGACGTACAAGTTCCTGGAGCCGAAGGACTGGCTCAACTTGAAGCTGAGTGGCCGCTGCGCCGCCTCGTATGACTCCATCACCCTGCACTGGGTGACGGACAACCGCGCGCTGGGCCGCATCGCCTATGACGACCGGCTGCTGAAGCTGGCGGGGCTCGAGCGGGAGACGCTCCCGGACCTGGTCCCTGCCTCCTCGGTATTGGGGCCGCTCCAGGCGCAGGCCGCGAGCGAGCTGGGCCTGCGTGAGGACGTGCAGGTGGTGACGGGCGCGCCGGACATCCTCGCCGCCGCCGTGGGCTCTGGGGCAGTGGGGGACTTCGAGCCCCACCTGTGCGTGGGCACCTCGTCGTGGCTGTGCTGTCACGTGCCCTACAAGAAGACGGACCTCTTCCACCAGATGGCGTCCCTGCCGTCCGCCCTGCCCGGGCGCTACCTGCTGGCCAACGAGCAGGAGTCCGCCGGCATCTGCCTCACCTTCCTCAAGGACAACATCCTCTATGGCCGGGACGCGGAGGCGGGCACGAGCGGTGACGCGCCGGATCTCTACCGGGTGATGGAGGCGCAGGCGGGCAACGTCCCCGCGGGCAGCGACCAGCTCATCTTCCTGCCCTGGCTCAACGGCGAGCGCAGTCCGGTGGACGACAAGTCGCTGCGTGGCGGCTTCTTCAACCAGTCCCTGAAGACGACGCGGGCGCACATGGTCCGGGCGGTGATGGAGGGCGTGGCCTACAACTCGCGCTGGCTCTTCACCTATGTGGAGCAGTTCGTGGGCCGGCGGTTGGACTCGCTGCGCATCATCGGCGGCGGGGCCCGCTCCGCGCTGTGGTGCCAGATTCACGCGGACGTGCTGGGCCGCGTGGTGCAGCAGGTGGATGAGCCGGTGCTCGCCAATGCACGAGGCGCCGCGTTCCAGGCCGCGGTGGCGCTGGGGCGGCTGACGGTGGAGGAGATTCCCTCGCTCGTGCCGGTCGCCCGCACCTTTCATCCGGATTCGAAGAACGCGGCGCTCTACGACGAGCTGTTTCGCGAGTTCGTCAACATCTACAAACACAACAAGGCCATCTTCGCGCGGCTCAATCGCGCGCGAAGCGCCTGA
- a CDS encoding PepSY domain-containing protein, with product MRHTRVSAACLVLLLSTSAWAFKPPDKGQSAVADKAFFKPELYLPIQNMPLQQARQQMNSLGADAWDDFFKRNGREFNVYVDPRTGTPTAVQGTIPLIPGDGFNNKVTMDQVRESIGRSIANVDEAAVGDIIFKFIADNQSAFNVDLMQMGNPRVTYVNDDLIQVHISQQVNGVPVRHGRIAATISHGNLILIGTEAWANVRIDTRPRLAPQDALVSGNGFVGLSTSPQTLWQQPTLEIAPVALNGESFNGAVGTGYEHRLVYTYGFSEAGGNERWKTTVDAQTGEVLAVEDDNHYFDAQIKGGIYPTTNIDICTSNETCGTIQPNSPMPWANTGLPAPNNFTDGAGVFNYSSGTVTTTLAGKYVRISDSCGAINVSSSGNIDLMGNGHDCNVPPGTSPGNTSASRSSFYELNKLAEQARGWLPTNTWLQGQLLSNVNINSTCNAFWNGSSVNFYRSGGGCRNTGEIGAVFDHEWGHGIDDFDANGSLSNSSEGYADIAAIYRLQTSCVGYGFFQTVNTGCGLTPDGTGYNQQEAQVSGQSWCNTKCSGVRDADWAASVPNIPATPQNFVCPMCSSGSGPCSRQVHCAASPVRQAAWDFVTRDLTAPPFNYDSNTAFIVGNKTFYQGSGNVGTWHACNCTAGTSDGCGATNGYMQWLAADDDDGNLANGTPHMSAIYAAYNRHRIACSTPTVTNSGCAAGPTAAPANTTATPGDGQVSLSWNASAGATQYWVMKTEGFAGCDFGKAKVATVTGTTYTDGEVANGRQYCYSIVPASSNACYGAASACTCATPVCAAPGTAVLAAPSGGATGVELSAVLDWNDVSGASTYEVQVATDAAFANVVASTTALTASTWTVSPALATSTPFYWRVRASNSCGGVGAWSAASTFTTRGCVALAAPTLSSPADGATGVGTSAALDWSDVPSAATYEVQVATDSAFTNVVRSATALTASAWTVTPALSSSTPYYWRARAADSCGTSAYSTARSFTTTNICTPVAATYNATLRAPSCGNVCGCDTGTVLVNGRGTLSGGAEPNQPNTINASCADGNSGTYHSDESVDRVVLRTVDHSAFSVGKQVTAEVTVWCWGTTDRFDLYYTTNTSAPSWTALTTDVACTGSGARTFTHTFNLGATAGNHAIRAQFRYGGTASSCTAGSYNDRDDLVFGVSAAVAASAPEKTRSVQGRSTQAAR from the coding sequence ATGCGCCACACACGGGTGTCAGCAGCATGTCTCGTCCTGCTCCTATCCACCTCCGCCTGGGCCTTCAAGCCACCTGACAAGGGACAGAGCGCCGTCGCCGACAAGGCTTTCTTCAAACCAGAGCTGTACCTGCCCATCCAGAACATGCCGTTGCAGCAAGCCCGCCAGCAGATGAACTCGCTCGGCGCCGACGCGTGGGACGACTTCTTCAAGCGCAATGGGCGCGAGTTCAACGTCTACGTCGACCCGCGTACGGGAACGCCCACCGCGGTGCAAGGCACCATTCCCCTCATCCCGGGTGACGGCTTCAACAACAAAGTCACCATGGACCAGGTCCGTGAGTCCATTGGCCGCTCCATCGCGAACGTGGACGAGGCCGCCGTCGGTGACATCATCTTCAAGTTCATCGCGGACAACCAGTCCGCGTTCAACGTCGACCTGATGCAGATGGGCAACCCCCGGGTGACGTACGTCAACGACGACCTCATCCAGGTCCACATCTCCCAGCAGGTCAACGGCGTCCCCGTGCGCCACGGGCGCATCGCGGCCACCATCAGCCACGGCAACCTCATCCTCATCGGCACCGAGGCCTGGGCCAACGTGCGCATCGACACCCGCCCCCGGCTGGCCCCGCAGGACGCGCTGGTGTCCGGCAACGGCTTCGTGGGGCTGAGCACCAGTCCCCAGACGCTGTGGCAGCAGCCCACGCTGGAGATTGCCCCCGTGGCGCTCAACGGCGAGTCCTTCAACGGCGCCGTCGGCACCGGCTACGAGCACCGGCTCGTGTACACCTACGGCTTCTCCGAGGCCGGCGGCAACGAGCGCTGGAAGACGACGGTGGACGCCCAAACGGGCGAGGTGCTCGCCGTGGAGGACGACAACCACTACTTCGACGCGCAGATCAAGGGCGGCATCTACCCGACCACCAACATCGACATCTGCACCTCCAACGAGACGTGCGGCACCATACAGCCCAACTCGCCCATGCCCTGGGCCAATACGGGCCTGCCGGCGCCGAACAACTTCACGGACGGCGCGGGCGTCTTCAACTACAGCTCCGGCACCGTCACCACCACGCTTGCGGGCAAGTACGTGCGCATCAGCGACTCGTGCGGCGCCATCAACGTCAGCTCCTCGGGCAACATCGACCTGATGGGGAACGGCCACGACTGCAACGTGCCTCCGGGCACTTCGCCGGGCAACACCTCCGCGTCCCGCTCCAGCTTCTACGAGCTGAACAAGCTGGCCGAGCAGGCCCGCGGGTGGCTGCCCACCAACACCTGGCTCCAGGGCCAGCTGCTCTCCAACGTCAACATCAACAGCACCTGCAACGCCTTCTGGAACGGCAGCTCGGTGAACTTCTACCGGAGCGGCGGCGGCTGCCGGAACACCGGTGAGATTGGCGCCGTGTTCGACCACGAGTGGGGCCACGGCATCGACGACTTCGACGCCAACGGCTCGCTCAGCAACTCGTCGGAGGGCTACGCGGACATCGCGGCCATCTACCGCCTGCAGACGTCCTGCGTGGGCTATGGCTTCTTCCAGACGGTCAACACCGGCTGCGGCCTGACGCCGGACGGCACGGGCTACAACCAGCAGGAGGCGCAGGTCTCCGGCCAGTCGTGGTGCAACACCAAGTGCTCCGGCGTGCGTGACGCGGACTGGGCCGCCAGCGTGCCCAACATCCCCGCCACGCCGCAGAACTTCGTGTGCCCCATGTGCAGCTCCGGCTCCGGCCCGTGCAGCCGCCAGGTCCACTGCGCGGCCTCGCCCGTGCGTCAGGCGGCCTGGGACTTCGTCACGCGCGACTTGACGGCGCCGCCGTTCAACTACGACTCCAACACCGCCTTCATCGTGGGCAACAAGACGTTCTACCAGGGCAGCGGCAACGTGGGCACGTGGCACGCCTGTAACTGCACGGCGGGCACATCCGACGGCTGTGGCGCCACCAACGGCTACATGCAGTGGCTGGCGGCGGACGACGACGACGGCAACCTGGCCAACGGCACGCCGCACATGTCCGCCATCTACGCGGCGTACAACCGGCACCGCATCGCGTGCTCCACCCCGACGGTGACGAACAGCGGCTGCGCCGCCGGCCCCACCGCGGCGCCCGCCAACACCACCGCCACCCCGGGTGACGGGCAGGTCAGCCTGAGCTGGAACGCGTCCGCGGGCGCCACCCAGTACTGGGTGATGAAGACGGAGGGCTTCGCGGGCTGCGACTTCGGCAAGGCGAAGGTCGCCACCGTCACCGGCACCACCTACACGGACGGCGAGGTCGCCAACGGCCGGCAGTACTGCTACTCCATCGTCCCGGCGTCCTCCAACGCGTGCTACGGCGCCGCCAGCGCGTGCACGTGCGCCACGCCCGTCTGCGCCGCGCCCGGCACGGCCGTGCTCGCCGCGCCCTCCGGCGGCGCCACCGGCGTGGAGCTGTCCGCGGTGCTGGATTGGAACGACGTCTCCGGCGCCTCCACATACGAGGTGCAGGTCGCCACCGACGCGGCCTTCGCCAACGTGGTGGCCAGCACCACCGCGCTGACGGCCAGCACCTGGACGGTGTCGCCAGCCCTGGCCACCAGCACCCCGTTCTACTGGCGCGTGCGCGCGAGCAACTCGTGCGGCGGCGTGGGCGCCTGGTCCGCGGCGTCCACCTTCACCACGCGCGGCTGCGTCGCCCTGGCGGCGCCCACGCTGAGCAGCCCCGCCGACGGCGCCACCGGTGTCGGCACGTCCGCGGCGCTCGACTGGAGCGACGTGCCCAGCGCCGCCACCTACGAGGTCCAGGTGGCCACGGACTCGGCCTTCACCAATGTGGTCCGCTCGGCCACCGCCCTGACGGCCAGCGCGTGGACGGTGACGCCAGCGCTGAGCAGCAGCACCCCGTACTACTGGCGCGCACGGGCAGCCGACTCCTGCGGCACCAGCGCCTACAGCACGGCGAGAAGCTTCACCACCACCAACATCTGCACGCCGGTGGCCGCCACCTACAACGCCACGCTGCGGGCCCCGTCCTGCGGCAACGTGTGCGGGTGTGACACCGGGACGGTGCTCGTCAACGGCCGCGGCACCCTGTCCGGCGGCGCCGAGCCCAACCAGCCCAACACCATCAACGCCTCCTGCGCGGACGGAAACTCCGGAACCTACCACAGCGATGAGAGCGTCGACCGTGTCGTCCTCCGCACGGTGGACCACAGCGCCTTCTCCGTCGGCAAGCAGGTGACGGCCGAGGTGACGGTGTGGTGCTGGGGCACCACGGACCGCTTCGACCTGTACTACACGACCAACACCTCCGCGCCGTCGTGGACGGCGCTGACCACGGACGTGGCCTGCACGGGCAGCGGTGCGCGGACCTTCACGCACACCTTCAACCTGGGCGCCACCGCGGGCAACCACGCCATCCGCGCGCAATTCCGATACGGCGGCACCGCGAGCTCGTGCACCGCCGGTAGCTACAACGACCGCGACGACCTCGTCTTCGGCGTGTCGGCCGCGGTGGCCGCCTCGGCGCCGGAGAAGACGCGCAGCGTGCAGGGCCGCTCGACGCAGGCGGCCCGTTGA
- a CDS encoding pyridoxal phosphate-dependent decarboxylase family protein encodes MALPDLKALSLLNHVPPRLLSAAERYLKAVPGVKGLLNRETGSLLSELESGLKPYRGKMQSFDHLPPTGRPREDVLRELQALESQEEYRWREGRVSGGVYNGDAEHIAFLNRVYALHSQSNPLHADLWPSATKFEAEVVAMTASMLGADVANVGQPEEARICGAMSSGGTESIMLAMKTYRDWARDTKGITRPEMVAPASAHPAFDKAAHYFGIKMVRVPVGPDYRADVAAMRKAINRNTIVLIGSAPGFPHGVIDPIEALSEIARKKRIGFHTDACLGGFVLPFAMKLGYDVPPFDFRLPGVTSMSVDTHKFGYAAKGSSVVLYRGTELRSHQYFTATDWPGGIYFSPTFSGSRPGALIASAWAALVSMGEQGYLDATRHILETAAAIKKGIRDIPELHVLGDPLFVIAFGSESLDIFQVMERMSEHGWNLNGLHKPSAVHLCVTLRHTQPGVAEQFLVDLRDAVDYVKSHPSAKGTMAPVYGMAASVPFRGLVSDLLKKYMDLLYKV; translated from the coding sequence ATGGCACTTCCAGACCTGAAGGCGCTGAGCCTGCTCAACCACGTCCCGCCGCGGCTGCTGTCCGCGGCGGAGCGCTATCTCAAGGCGGTTCCGGGCGTGAAGGGCCTGCTCAACCGGGAGACGGGCTCGCTGCTGTCCGAGTTGGAGAGCGGCCTCAAGCCCTACCGCGGGAAGATGCAGTCGTTCGACCACCTGCCGCCGACGGGGCGCCCGCGCGAGGACGTGCTGCGCGAGCTCCAGGCCCTGGAGTCGCAGGAGGAGTACCGTTGGCGCGAGGGCCGCGTGTCCGGCGGCGTGTACAACGGTGACGCGGAGCACATCGCGTTCCTCAACCGCGTCTATGCGCTGCATTCGCAGAGCAACCCGCTGCACGCCGACCTGTGGCCCAGCGCCACCAAGTTCGAGGCGGAGGTGGTGGCGATGACGGCCAGCATGCTCGGCGCGGACGTGGCGAACGTGGGGCAGCCGGAGGAGGCGCGCATCTGCGGGGCCATGTCGTCCGGTGGCACCGAGAGCATCATGCTGGCGATGAAGACGTACCGGGACTGGGCCCGGGACACCAAGGGCATCACCAGGCCGGAGATGGTGGCGCCCGCCAGCGCGCACCCGGCCTTCGACAAGGCGGCGCACTACTTCGGCATCAAGATGGTGCGGGTGCCGGTGGGCCCGGACTACCGCGCGGACGTGGCCGCCATGCGCAAGGCCATCAACCGCAACACCATTGTCCTCATCGGCTCGGCGCCCGGCTTTCCGCACGGTGTCATCGACCCCATCGAGGCGCTGTCCGAGATTGCGCGCAAGAAGCGCATCGGCTTCCACACCGACGCGTGCCTGGGCGGCTTCGTGCTGCCCTTCGCCATGAAGCTGGGCTACGACGTTCCGCCCTTCGACTTCCGCCTGCCGGGCGTGACGTCCATGTCCGTGGACACACACAAGTTCGGCTATGCGGCCAAGGGGTCCTCGGTGGTGTTGTACCGGGGCACGGAGCTGCGCTCGCACCAGTACTTCACGGCGACGGACTGGCCCGGTGGCATCTACTTCTCGCCCACCTTCTCCGGCAGCCGGCCGGGCGCGCTCATCGCCTCGGCGTGGGCCGCGTTGGTGAGCATGGGGGAGCAGGGTTACCTGGACGCCACCCGGCACATCCTGGAGACGGCGGCGGCCATCAAGAAGGGCATCCGCGACATCCCGGAGCTGCACGTGCTGGGTGACCCGCTGTTCGTCATCGCCTTCGGTTCGGAGTCCCTGGACATCTTCCAGGTGATGGAGCGGATGAGCGAGCACGGGTGGAACCTCAACGGCCTGCACAAGCCGTCCGCCGTCCACCTGTGCGTCACGCTGCGCCACACGCAGCCCGGCGTCGCGGAGCAGTTCCTGGTCGACCTGCGCGACGCCGTGGACTACGTGAAGTCCCACCCCAGCGCGAAGGGGACGATGGCGCCCGTGTACGGCATGGCGGCCTCCGTGCCCTTCCGCGGTCTGGTGAGCGACCTGCTCAAGAAGTACATGGACCTGCTCTACAAGGTCTGA
- a CDS encoding TIGR02270 family protein: MILWDILEEHLNEAAFLWGQWERSLRSHRYVLREVIDGPEERLLAHVEGLREGGALAIERLLRPALEEEEAGLFCTAAFTLLSDSMAAHLDTLLDGFDEASEQRQSCIRRVLELGGGEALTARLEKILTEGTAPASVLATALDAVSLRQPHPRVELKPFLSSAVPRLQAAALRAVGRWLSPLDTAAMARPLDSPDASVRDAALVAGLLLGRRAAWSACRHFVDARAPAMARAALLVAMGGQPKDIEMLTKALGAPELQGDVLRALGTSGSPAAVEACLPFLRNPKVAHLAAEAISTITGLVVEGPFRREAPDNEGDEDDAPLVPAPEDELPFPDHEAIEAWWREQRKRFMPGTRYLHGQPMTAALILEALQQAPMLRRPALALNVTIRSKGAVRLNPDGFAQEQWAQLSRLRPASISHPAQPYSDFVQTL, encoded by the coding sequence ATGATTCTCTGGGACATCCTCGAAGAGCATCTCAACGAAGCAGCCTTTCTCTGGGGACAGTGGGAACGTTCGCTACGCTCGCATCGGTACGTGCTGCGAGAGGTCATCGACGGGCCTGAGGAGCGATTGCTGGCGCACGTGGAAGGCCTGCGCGAGGGCGGAGCGCTCGCCATTGAGCGGCTGCTGCGACCCGCGCTCGAAGAAGAGGAGGCCGGCCTCTTTTGTACCGCTGCCTTCACGTTGCTGTCGGATTCGATGGCGGCGCATCTCGACACGCTGCTGGATGGCTTTGACGAGGCTTCGGAGCAGCGACAGTCCTGCATCCGCCGCGTGCTGGAACTGGGAGGGGGCGAGGCCCTCACGGCACGGCTGGAGAAGATATTGACGGAAGGCACGGCCCCCGCGTCCGTACTTGCCACCGCGCTCGATGCCGTGAGCCTCCGGCAGCCGCATCCCCGTGTCGAACTGAAACCGTTCTTGTCCAGCGCCGTCCCCCGGCTCCAGGCCGCCGCTCTGCGCGCGGTGGGCCGCTGGCTGTCGCCACTCGACACTGCGGCGATGGCGCGCCCCCTGGACTCGCCCGACGCGTCCGTCCGCGACGCCGCGCTCGTCGCGGGGCTGTTGCTGGGCCGACGTGCGGCATGGAGCGCCTGCAGGCACTTCGTCGATGCCCGCGCACCGGCCATGGCGCGAGCTGCACTCCTCGTGGCGATGGGAGGCCAACCCAAGGACATCGAGATGCTGACGAAGGCGCTGGGTGCGCCCGAACTCCAGGGGGACGTGCTCCGGGCACTGGGAACCAGCGGGAGTCCGGCGGCCGTCGAGGCCTGCCTCCCCTTCTTGCGAAATCCAAAGGTGGCCCACCTCGCGGCCGAAGCCATCTCCACCATCACGGGCCTGGTCGTGGAAGGACCCTTCCGTCGGGAGGCACCAGACAATGAGGGGGATGAGGACGATGCCCCGCTCGTCCCGGCGCCCGAGGACGAACTGCCATTCCCCGACCACGAGGCCATTGAGGCCTGGTGGAGGGAGCAGCGAAAGCGCTTCATGCCGGGCACGCGCTATCTACACGGACAACCGATGACCGCCGCACTGATACTGGAGGCACTGCAACAGGCGCCCATGTTACGGCGGCCTGCCCTTGCTCTGAATGTCACCATTCGCAGCAAGGGGGCCGTCCGACTGAATCCTGATGGCTTCGCCCAGGAGCAATGGGCGCAGCTCTCGCGGCTGCGCCCAGCATCCATCTCCCATCCCGCCCAGCCCTATTCGGACTTCGTTCAGACCTTGTAG
- a CDS encoding ferritin-like domain-containing protein — MAEAQQPFLTDITEIRRRAREHLEEGAITEDYEGDVNATIKLLNDALATEIVCVLRYTYHYVAAVGIQSESVKDEFGEHAREEQQHALRIAERINQLGGKADFNPEGLLTRSASQYAEGQNLVDMIKENLIAERIAIQTYQEMVRYFANHDPTTRRMMEDILAKEEEHANDMHDLLVAHQGKPPLRS; from the coding sequence ATGGCCGAAGCCCAGCAGCCCTTCCTCACGGACATCACCGAGATTCGCCGCCGCGCCCGGGAGCACCTGGAGGAAGGCGCCATCACCGAGGACTACGAGGGCGACGTCAACGCCACCATCAAACTGCTCAACGACGCGCTGGCGACGGAAATCGTCTGCGTGCTGCGCTACACCTACCACTACGTCGCCGCGGTGGGCATCCAGAGCGAGTCCGTGAAGGACGAGTTTGGAGAGCACGCCCGCGAGGAGCAGCAGCATGCGCTTCGCATCGCCGAGCGCATCAACCAGCTCGGAGGCAAGGCGGACTTCAATCCCGAAGGTCTGCTGACCCGCAGCGCCAGCCAGTACGCCGAAGGGCAGAACCTGGTGGACATGATCAAGGAGAACCTCATCGCCGAGCGCATTGCCATCCAGACGTACCAGGAGATGGTGCGCTACTTCGCCAACCATGACCCGACGACGCGCCGGATGATGGAGGACATCCTCGCCAAGGAGGAGGAGCACGCCAACGACATGCATGACCTGCTGGTGGCGCACCAGGGCAAGCCGCCCCTGCGGAGCTGA
- a CDS encoding DUF6484 domain-containing protein, translating to MHAKDGETVPFVGDAEEPRVDSRGPRVGWLVGVDGAGNPQVDFEGNTAGPLCARTIIPMSPKVLADATARRPGAVLLFEQDDLSRPVLIGLLQPASTAPLVEALLSGAADSESALDAHVDGRRVVLEGKEEVVLRCGEATITLRRNGKVVIRGVQVETHATGTNRIKGASVKVN from the coding sequence ATGCACGCAAAGGATGGAGAAACGGTTCCGTTCGTAGGAGATGCGGAAGAGCCGCGTGTCGACTCCCGGGGGCCACGGGTCGGCTGGCTCGTGGGAGTGGATGGAGCGGGCAATCCACAGGTGGACTTCGAGGGAAATACGGCGGGTCCCCTTTGCGCGCGCACCATCATCCCAATGAGCCCCAAGGTCCTGGCGGACGCCACCGCGCGAAGGCCAGGGGCGGTCCTGCTCTTCGAGCAGGATGACCTGTCGCGGCCGGTGCTCATCGGGTTGCTTCAACCGGCGTCCACCGCGCCCTTGGTCGAGGCATTGCTTTCGGGAGCAGCCGACTCCGAATCCGCCTTGGATGCCCATGTGGATGGCCGGCGAGTCGTCCTGGAGGGGAAAGAGGAGGTCGTGCTCCGGTGTGGCGAAGCCACCATCACGCTGCGGCGCAATGGGAAGGTCGTCATCCGGGGCGTCCAGGTCGAAACCCACGCCACAGGCACCAATCGCATCAAGGGCGCCTCGGTGAAGGTCAACTAG